One genomic segment of Natranaeroarchaeum aerophilus includes these proteins:
- a CDS encoding DUF7284 family protein has protein sequence MVSRRGISTVMDIALALLLISASVLLIGTFLAADEESIDDDRGERALQSLMGSTTTITYDVSAPNENGHAATDSDNFELPENIDDSDVEELHEITTYGSSTALLSEAALTNLEIEDTELFAYGHDVERSVESAIQGQHVGTEGTVYVVATWEPYEGSSIGGTATVGDPPRSSVDTSTATMEASSPTGAVDPDLLAEQFREGEEGTHDRGGVDDGFDAIGGAIGDQMVEGYFPPEQTQYTLESTLSENAVTLYNYRQMADVAGVEIEDEITESPPNATEANEVLVGDFGDAGMGAVIAEDLRDSDAGDRIQATYDEMDQEDVSESERDEALAQTIEETVSTGTIDITVQTWE, from the coding sequence ATGGTGAGCCGACGCGGTATCTCGACCGTGATGGACATCGCGCTGGCGCTGTTGCTGATCAGCGCATCGGTCCTGCTGATCGGAACCTTCCTCGCGGCCGACGAGGAGTCGATCGACGACGACCGTGGCGAACGGGCGCTCCAGAGTCTGATGGGATCGACGACGACGATCACCTACGACGTGAGCGCGCCCAACGAGAACGGCCACGCCGCGACCGACAGCGACAACTTCGAGCTGCCGGAGAATATCGACGACAGCGACGTCGAAGAGCTACACGAGATCACCACCTACGGCTCGTCGACGGCGCTTTTGTCCGAGGCTGCGCTGACGAATCTGGAGATCGAGGACACGGAGCTGTTCGCGTACGGCCACGACGTCGAACGTTCGGTTGAGAGCGCCATTCAGGGCCAGCACGTCGGCACCGAGGGGACAGTGTACGTGGTCGCAACGTGGGAACCCTACGAGGGGTCGTCGATCGGGGGCACCGCGACGGTCGGCGATCCGCCGCGGAGTTCGGTCGACACGTCGACCGCGACAATGGAGGCGTCGAGTCCGACAGGGGCAGTCGATCCGGATCTGCTCGCCGAGCAGTTCCGCGAAGGTGAGGAAGGAACACACGACAGAGGCGGCGTGGATGACGGCTTCGATGCGATCGGCGGTGCGATCGGCGACCAAATGGTCGAGGGGTACTTCCCGCCGGAACAGACCCAGTACACCCTCGAATCAACGCTCAGCGAGAACGCGGTGACGCTATACAACTATCGACAGATGGCCGACGTTGCGGGCGTCGAGATCGAGGATGAAATCACCGAATCGCCACCGAACGCCACCGAAGCCAACGAGGTGCTGGTCGGTGACTTTGGCGACGCCGGGATGGGAGCGGTGATCGCCGAGGATCTCCGTGACAGCGACGCCGGTGACCGCATCCAGGCGACGTACGACGAGATGGATCAAGAGGACGTGAGTGAGAGCGAACGGGACGAAGCGCTCGCGCAAACGATCGAGGAGACCGTCTCGACGGGGACGATCGATATCACGGTACAGACCTGGGAGTAA
- a CDS encoding DUF7285 family protein, with protein MSRWSKSRAQTEPFAAIISVGMLVIGIGIFAVYMGGLVPNSGQSATADQTIDLVWNDIEEDGTFYGHDDGEQVLTDSVTADALPAGATVYVRVTAIDEDGQEYEASAGFPSGYPDDTSVLDVWTLEDDVESEGIPERASVATRTIPITVENRANTRTGTLEVAVW; from the coding sequence ATGTCACGCTGGTCGAAGTCTAGGGCCCAGACCGAGCCGTTCGCGGCGATCATCTCCGTGGGGATGCTGGTGATCGGCATCGGGATCTTCGCAGTGTACATGGGCGGACTGGTGCCCAACAGCGGCCAGTCCGCGACAGCCGACCAGACGATCGATCTGGTCTGGAACGATATCGAGGAGGACGGAACCTTCTACGGCCACGACGACGGTGAGCAGGTGCTGACTGACTCGGTTACGGCGGACGCGCTCCCGGCCGGTGCCACGGTGTACGTTCGTGTCACCGCCATCGACGAGGACGGCCAGGAGTACGAGGCGTCGGCCGGGTTCCCGTCGGGCTATCCGGACGATACGAGCGTGCTGGACGTGTGGACGCTGGAAGATGACGTCGAATCCGAGGGGATCCCCGAGCGCGCGTCGGTCGCGACCAGAACGATCCCGATCACCGTCGAGAACCGGGCCAACACCCGAACCGGCACGCTGGAGGTCGCTGTATGGTGA